The following is a genomic window from Saprospiraceae bacterium.
AAACAAGATTTCTGTAATCAAAACTATAGTTACCTACTTTATATTGGTCATTGATGGAGACAGATACATATTTCCTTCGGAGGAATACTTCAATTTTTAATATCAGCTCCTCTATGCTAAATGGTTTTGTGATATAGTCATCTGCTCCCAACCTCAAACCCTGTATCCTGTCTTCTTTCATACTTTTAGCAGTAAGAAATAAAATGGGAACATTGGGATCAGTTGATCTGATCTTTTCAGCAACAGCAAATCCATCCATTTTAGGCAGCATCACATCCAAAATACACAAGTCATATGTTGACTTAAAAAAAGATTCAATGGCACTTTCGCCATCCAGACAATGATCTACTGCATATCCGTGTATTTCAAGATTGTCTTTAGTCACAAAACTTAATGTTTCGTCATCTTCGACATATAATATTCTGGGTTTTTCGTTCATCTTTTTATAATTTTGGCATTCTGATTATAAACTCCGTACCTGATCCTGATTCTGATATCACCTGGATTTGCCATCCATGGGCAAGACATATATTCTTAACGTAATACAAACCTAATCCAAATCCTTTTACATTGTGTACATCTCCTGTAGATACTCTGTAAAATTTATCAAATAATTTCTTCTGATTTTCTTTATCTATCCCAATCCCATGGTCCTTGATATGTAACAACACATCTTTTGCATCTTCGTTTAAAAAAATATTAACAACCGGTTCATCTTTACTATATTTCACACCATTATCAATAATATTTGCCACTACATTTACAAAGTGGAGCTTATCTGCATTGATGTAGACTTCAGGTTTCAAAGGGGCAAATGTTATATTTCCCTGTTTAAGTTTTAATGATTCATTAATTATTATTTCATTTA
Proteins encoded in this region:
- a CDS encoding response regulator transcription factor, which gives rise to MNEKPRILYVEDDETLSFVTKDNLEIHGYAVDHCLDGESAIESFFKSTYDLCILDVMLPKMDGFAVAEKIRSTDPNVPILFLTAKSMKEDRIQGLRLGADDYITKPFSIEELILKIEVFLRRKYVSVSINDQYKVGNYSFDYRNLVLSLDGDSRNLTQKEADLLKMLLDHKNNVVKRSLILEKLWGEDDYFLGRSMDVFISRLRKYLSGDPKIKLDNIHGVGFKLVIES